The sequence AAGTTCTCTGCTTTCGAGCTATTGACTTTGATGTCATCCTCTTCGCCTCGATTTGCTTTGCAGTTAGAGGCTCGTAGGGGACTCGTCGCTTATACCTGGAGGATATCCTTCCGGTTTTCGCGTTCCCAGGTGAAACAGCAGCAACAGTAGGATCACCAGCAACAGCAACGTGTAGAGCATGCTGCGAACAAAATTAACGTTGCTTTGAGTAATCTGTTCAAGTTCTTTAATCGATCGTATCGCTTCTTATTCGGAGCCTTTGAAACTATTCTTGTCCGAGAACAAAACTAATGTCGCTCCGAACAATTTGTTACAGTTCTTTAATCGATCGTGTCGCTTCTTATTCGGAGCCTTTGAAACTATTCTTGTCCGAGAACAAAACTAATGTCGTTTCTTTtggaaacttttaataaaatgaatttttcgagGATTCTATTTCTGTGGATTATCCTGTGATAATGTTCATTGATGTAAACCGCAGTCTAATAGGTGAAgtgtcatttaattttaaatatagcaCACTGATAGGAGCGAAGATTTTTAGTTCGTTGTACAATGTTAGTGTCaacgtttcatttgtttatCTTATTCGTGCAGCATTgtgttttcattcgaattcttTTCCCTCGGTTCGAACTGTTGGAAACAAACGGTTCCGTTCCGCTTAATTTGGACAGAGGAGCGGCATGTGGTTTGTTCACTTGCAAAAGAAAGTGTGACACGCAGAATGTATGGGTGAAAGTTGCACGCGGAAGAACCGACGGGAGTAGACACAATATTTCATAACTTCTTGCGTAACCGATGCACATTTCGACGTGCTCTTTACGATGCGAGAGCACTCTTCTTCTTTATTGCACACTTTCAAGCTTCGGTGCGTTTGTGCGTCCATTATTTGCGCTTTCAATGTACCCTCTAGCGcgcaaacaatttatttcttaaccatcTTCACGATATATACCGATTCATGAAGACCCATCGCTCTATTTTGGCaacagtttcattttaatttcctaCTGGATCGACAAGTGTTacaaaaaaatacagaaaacgcAAGTACAATCTACGCGTCATTGGATGTTAATAGactgaattaaaaattcatagatttcattattttttccacgagttatttattttttagcatTTTCACATTGTAcacgaatgaaaaatttcttcttgTGTATCTTTTTTGTATCAAAGATATGAAACGATGAGTTTGACCAATGTCACGTTTTTATTTAAGCTTCAACGACGAgtaatgagagagagagagggaacaaTTGTTATTTAACGCGAACACTACGACGCTAAAAATGAACTTCCAATGCCCGCCATTGAACTTACCTTATATTCGAAGGAAAGTTCTTCTCTCCTCTGTAAGCAGAACTGGCTTTGGACAGGCTCGCATACGGCTTTTAAATACCCCCCTACGACACGTTGATCTTTTTATTTTGCGGGCAGAAGTTGTTGAATAACACCCGTAAAATGTAGCACAATATAAGGGGACAGTTAATCGAAATTCGCGCGAGAGATCTCATCGTGGATAACCGTAACTTTGTACTCTGTAAAACTGATTCGCAGAGTCGTAAAGAATGTTATAACTAAATTGACGAGTGTCTTAAATATCTAGTATTGTCGTAGTTCGTAATCATGGTTTTTCAGAACTAATTAAAGTAACGTTTATAAGTATTGtataataagtataaataagtttgaaaaggaaacaattacatttattatttttattgttaaagaaaacGGGCTCTTCAGTGATATAAAATGGCAAGGTGTGTAGTTTCATCGTGTCTGTATTTTAGACTTATTAATTGTATATCTGTTAATGTTTATTTGGATCATTCGATGGTAATACATCAGTTTCCTCTGTACCCGTtgcttcttttctttccttttcatcCATCAGTTTTTTTATAAGATCAATAACTTCTTCTATTTccatagtttcttttattctcttttcATCGGCAGTTTCTTCTATTCCCTCTTCATCGACAATTTCTTCTATTCCCTCTTTATCGACAGTTccttctattttcattttttctcgccATTTATCTGCTTCGGTAATTTCTTTTGTCTTCTCCGTTGTAACAGGTAAACGATCGCCCCATTCGCTACTTCTGGCACAACGGTATGTTTGCCTAAAAAATAGGAAATGTATTAATTTAGTACTACACACGCATCCGAATGCATCGATTAGAATCTGAAGGACACAGACTTCCCGTTCTGCCATGCAGTGAAAACCTGTTCGTGTAATTCTCCAGAAGCTGCACACATGCGGCATATAGCATGCTTCGAACGTTTCAACACTTGGTTAATAAGTCGAGGCCAGTTGTCGTCATTTTCTGAACGTTTCTCTACAATTGAATActtaaaaatgaattacaagtaaaagtttctttcgtcattttctattttaaaatgaatatttatgtaatacctTTCTTAAGCACTACATACGAATATCGTTCACGTTTGTATTCAGACGTTTTAGGAATAGGTAATGTTAAATATACAACCTCGAAATTACAGGGAAGTTTATCCTGTAAAGATCTGGGACATGTCAAGTCATGTGGACactaaaaaaattgtatgattATTTCGTACTTTAAATGTGGAGACTTTTTCAGTATGCTTCAGAATTGAACATATGTACATATGATATGTACTTACAGGCGAAAATACATGCACACCTGACTCATCCTTTTCAGTGTAATTAAGTATAAAGTCTCGAGCTtcattgattatctatttaaaagtaagttattaattattaaattgataaaATGAGTAGATCAATTATAAGAGAGTAAATTTTACCTCAAATCCAACTTTTGTTCCTTGTTCTACAATAATTAGATATCGTGATGTCTTATCCCAAAGTTTCTTGATCACTTCAATTCGTGTTTTTTGGTTTGGTAATTCAAGTAAGGAATATGCACTCACTACAATATCATAAGTTGGCTATAACACAAAACATATGTATACGTACAAAAGTTATCAAAACGTTTTATCATATAATAATTTGTGTTCTTACAACTGGTGATGCAGGTAAAAATTGtctgtagaaaatatatttagatgTAATATGGGGTGTAGCCctctttataatatattcagacAGATCATTCATATCACCAGAAACATCAACACAATAATATTCCATAATAGATTTAACCCAGAAGTAAGATGCTGCCCTAAAAGAAATTCAACTTGTATTTTTCACTACTTTTGTTCATATCAATCAGAGAATAAGTAGACTCGCATGTCTTACCACATGACTGTTCCAACACCAGAACCAAAATCAAACAATGTTTTAGGTACAAAATCAGTATCTCtatgtttaatttcattaaagatTTTGTACAGAACAGTATATTCAGGTACACTTCTGCTTACTAAATATGACAAGCCTGTATGCCTATCATATTCAATTGGCGCCCAATGATAAACAAGATCCTTAAAGAGTCTCAAAGCTTTTTGGTTATGCTGTAAATCTTCCATACTTATATCTTGTTTAAGACGattttgaactttttttaatttaatttcaatgtcCTTCCCTTCAGGTGGAGCATGTcttccttttaaatataaagccATCTTTTGTCCACTTgtgtaaattgattttattggtATAGATGtatcttaaataaatatttcttttaatattatttaatatttatgttgctaaatatatttttacttcttTGTTACCTTTTAAAAGTATTCGAATTACATCATAAAGCCATTTGGGATGTTCTGGTACTCTGGGCCTAATTATACCTGGATGAGTTCTGTGTTTCATTTCTCCAACTGATATTTTATCAAGTACAGGCTCTATGACTTGAAATTTATTCTTCGTtgaatactatttaaaaaaaggagCACAGCATGTAAAATTAACTTAGAATTCTTTATTAGACTAATCAaccatcaatattttttaaacaaacgaAATCACTCGAAAATAATACTAAAGTTTTTAATTGCTTAGCACTACTctacattaaaataatagtattaattgtttaattaccCATCGTAATTGTTTGTATCTCGCGAATGTTAGTTTTGTTGACATAATGAACAATCTTATTGTTTTTTGTCAATTGTTTCCGATGCAGATTACTTTGGAACAGTGGACCTatctataataaatttacaaccaaaaatatcaattactttttccaataattatagtaacaaaaactgaaatgtgattgtgaaataattttaaaacgtgcATTATATCATAAGTACTATGCGGTGTTCATAACCTGAATGAATTTGTGTACAATGCAAGTACCTTTCGTAAGTTCAATTTGTTTTTCCTAAAATAACTCGTTATGACTTCTCTTGATGAACCATTTATTCTGATACCTGTACTTTACTGTATTTGTTAAAGTACGGGTACTGCAATCATCGAACAATTTAATTCCTGAACGAAAATGAAGTTCGCAGAGCATTTAAGTGCTCATATTACACCAGAATggagaaaacaatatataaattacgaGGTAAAACCGAAAGTTTAATGCTTAagttttactataatatttaatatctttttatcgAACCTCTCagcaacaatattttttcaatgatacttttccaaaagttaattattatttttagaattattttctattttttgttaaatgtctttttttggttttttattaaattttaaacctCAGAGAATATTGCAGAGAGagttttatgttaatattttttaattatggcTGAAATTCTTTTGGGGAATTGAACCTTATCTCATGTGCTATTTAATGAGTTAATATGCCCATTAATTAGTGATTTATAAACTTATTGAGTACTCTGAAAGATATccttatattgaaataataatattgttacacaGGAAATGAAAGCTTTGCTCTATGCAGCAGTAGAGCAAGCACCATCAGCAGATACAACAGAATCGCATGTATTGGAACGTTATTTTAATAAGTTTGATgacaaattttttcattattgtgACAAAGAACTAGCAAAGATAAACACATTTTATTCTGGTAAGTTACATCACATATATCTATGTTCTTTTATAGTTAGGAATttcttataacattatttacttCTTTAGAAAAGCTGGCAGAAGCTACACGAAGATTTGCAAGTCTGAACAATGAATTAAGCGAAATTTTATCAGTCTCTGAGGATAAACAGGGGAGCCGTAAATCTCGTTATCGTAATAATATTCTGCACAAAAAGCCAGTCTCAGCACGCAAACTTCAGGAACTAAAATTAGCTTTCTCTGAATTTTAtctgtttcttattttacttcaaaattatcaaaatctTAATTTCACTGGATTcagaaagatattaaaaaagcaCGATAAAGTATGTACAAATGGATTGTACATATGTAAGGTGTAGTATGTAATTTACACAGCCCTGTTTTCATTGCTGCTGGTCTAAATAAGGACATAActcttttaatataatttgaaaggTGACCTACAGAAGTCACAAGGTAGATAGGTATAAAATGTTATTGGTGAAAAAAAAATCTTATATGATGTACAATGAAATTAATAGGGATGGTCGTATTACATAGTTCACCCTATATGTGCAAATGTATATtcgtattatttaaagaaaagctATTGTGTTATTTCAGCTTTTAAATATAGAACTTGGGGCAAAATGGAGGGCAGAACATGTAGACACAGCATTGTTTCATACACACAAAGATATAGACAGACTTATTGCCGAAACGGAAGCATTAGTTACTCGGGATTTAGAACAGGGAGACAGACAGCGTGCTATGAAACGTTTAAGAGTACCTCCACTTGGAGAACAACTATCTCCATGGATTACATTTAAAGTTGGAATATTTTCTGGGGCTTTCGTTGTACTTCTCATAGCAGTATTACTGTCAGGTGAACAACTGTTTCTATAACTGTATCATAAAAGGAATTGAAAGCAtcttaaaacatttattataatttgctCTACTTTTATAGGTATAcgatataaagataataataactgGCGAGTTTTATGCAGATTATATCGCGGACCACTTCTCATTGTTCAGTTTTTCTTCCTTATGGGAATAAATGTGTATGGGTGGAGATCTTCTGGTGTAAATCATGTCTTAATATTTGAGCTTGATCCTAGGAATCATCTGTCCGAACAGGTTGTTTTCAGTCATTGATATTAGAGTAGCATACagataatcattaataaattattaattatgtattcacGACCAACATATTTTCAGCATATAATTGAAATGGCAAGTGTGTTTGGGCTTGTTTGGTCCTTATCAATATTAGGTTTCCTGTACAGTGAAACATTAGGAATACCACCATTTGTTCAACCAGTAAGTTTTCGTATCAATCAATTAAACAgaaactgtaaataattaaattattggttGCAGatgttattatatacattattagctctatttttatttaatccaaCAAAAACTTTGCGACACGAGGCTAGATTTTGGGCGCTTCGAGTTATGGGAAGAATATTTTGCGCCCCCTTCTTTTATGTCGGCTTTGCTGATTTTTGGCTCGCTGATCAGTTGAATTCCCTCCACACTGTTTTCTTAGACTTCCAGTATTTTGTGTGCTTTTATGTACAAAACTCTTCTTGGACTAGTGTTACAGGTGTGTAAACAATTATAGCATGATCTCaa comes from Nomia melanderi isolate GNS246 chromosome 7, iyNomMela1, whole genome shotgun sequence and encodes:
- the LOC116425055 gene encoding ribosome assembly protein METTL17, mitochondrial; this encodes MSTKLTFARYKQLRWYSTKNKFQVIEPVLDKISVGEMKHRTHPGIIRPRVPEHPKWLYDVIRILLKDTSIPIKSIYTSGQKMALYLKGRHAPPEGKDIEIKLKKVQNRLKQDISMEDLQHNQKALRLFKDLVYHWAPIEYDRHTGLSYLVSRSVPEYTVLYKIFNEIKHRDTDFVPKTLFDFGSGVGTVMWAASYFWVKSIMEYYCVDVSGDMNDLSEYIIKRATPHITSKYIFYRQFLPASPVPTYDIVVSAYSLLELPNQKTRIEVIKKLWDKTSRYLIIVEQGTKVGFEIINEARDFILNYTEKDESGVHVFSPCPHDLTCPRSLQDKLPCNFEVVYLTLPIPKTSEYKRERYSYVVLKKEKRSENDDNWPRLINQVLKRSKHAICRMCAASGELHEQVFTAWQNGKQTYRCARSSEWGDRLPVTTEKTKEITEADKWREKMKIEGTVDKEGIEEIVDEEGIEETADEKRIKETMEIEEVIDLIKKLMDEKERKEATGTEETDVLPSNDPNKH
- the LOC116425054 gene encoding solute carrier family 53 member 1 isoform X2, whose product is MKFAEHLSAHITPEWRKQYINYEEMKALLYAAVEQAPSADTTESHVLERYFNKFDDKFFHYCDKELAKINTFYSEKLAEATRRFASLNNELSEILSVSEDKQGSRKSRYRNNILHKKPVSARKLQELKLAFSEFYLFLILLQNYQNLNFTGFRKILKKHDKLLNIELGAKWRAEHVDTALFHTHKDIDRLIAETEALVTRDLEQGDRQRAMKRLRVPPLGEQLSPWITFKVGIFSGAFVVLLIAVLLSGIRYKDNNNWRVLCRLYRGPLLIVQFFFLMGINVYGWRSSGVNHVLIFELDPRNHLSEQHIIEMASVFGLVWSLSILGFLYSETLGIPPFVQPMLLYTLLALFLFNPTKTLRHEARFWALRVMGRIFCAPFFYVGFADFWLADQLNSLHTVFLDFQYFVCFYVQNSSWTSVTDAETCIMRELSMRPFVACLPAWFRFAQCLRRYRDTKEAFPHLVNAAKYATSFFVVVFSYLHLTNSKNPYFYLWITASIMSSCFAYTWDVKLDWGLFDSNAGENKFLREEIVYSSPYYYYFAIIEDFILRFGWAFSLSLTEMGYVHADLMVSIVAPLEVFRRFIWNFFRLENEHLNNCGKFRAVRDISVAPVDCSDQTQILRMMDATDGVVNRKRKQKLTEKSKPRALSKGESLICDVDT
- the LOC116425054 gene encoding solute carrier family 53 member 1 isoform X1 is translated as MKFAEHLSAHITPEWRKQYINYEEMKALLYAAVEQAPSADTTESHVLERYFNKFDDKFFHYCDKELAKINTFYSEKLAEATRRFASLNNELSEILSVSEDKQGSRKSRYRNNILHKKPVSARKLQELKLAFSEFYLFLILLQNYQNLNFTGFRKILKKHDKLLNIELGAKWRAEHVDTALFHTHKDIDRLIAETEALVTRDLEQGDRQRAMKRLRVPPLGEQLSPWITFKVGIFSGAFVVLLIAVLLSGIRYKDNNNWRVLCRLYRGPLLIVQFFFLMGINVYGWRSSGVNHVLIFELDPRNHLSEQHIIEMASVFGLVWSLSILGFLYSETLGIPPFVQPMLLYTLLALFLFNPTKTLRHEARFWALRVMGRIFCAPFFYVGFADFWLADQLNSLHTVFLDFQYFVCFYVQNSSWTSVTDAETCIMRELSMRPFVACLPAWFRFAQCLRRYRDTKEAFPHLVNAAKYATSFFVVVFSYLHLTNSKYYVMSTENPYFYLWITASIMSSCFAYTWDVKLDWGLFDSNAGENKFLREEIVYSSPYYYYFAIIEDFILRFGWAFSLSLTEMGYVHADLMVSIVAPLEVFRRFIWNFFRLENEHLNNCGKFRAVRDISVAPVDCSDQTQILRMMDATDGVVNRKRKQKLTEKSKPRALSKGESLICDVDT